The Cellulomonas sp. S1-8 genomic sequence GTCGTCGTCGAGCCAGACCGCCGCCACGCGGTCGGCCAGGGACGCGAGGAACCAGGCGCCGCCGTCCTCCAGCGCCGTGAGCACGGCACGGTGGGTGCGCTCCGCGGCCGGGGCGTCGGGGTCGTCGAGGTCGGGCACGGGAGCGAGCGTCAGGTCGGCGACGGCTGCCGGGTGCAGCGAGACGAGGCCGTCGTGCCCGGCCAGCGGCGCGTGCCCCGCCCACAGCACCTCACCCGCGGACGTCAGCTCGTCCAGCATCGCCGGCACGTAGTCGGGGACGCGTGCGGGGAGCACGTGGGTCTCCAGCGCCGACGCCGGCACGGCGAACCCGGCGAGCTGCTCGACCGCCCGGGCGACCGCGTCGACGCCGCGCAGCCCGCTCGGGCGTCGTCCGACCGCCTGCACGCCCTGCCACTGCGGCAGGAACACCCCGAGCGCCTGCGGGTCGACCGGCTCGACCTGCGCGCGCAGCGCGGCGAGCGAGCGCTGCCGCAGCCGGCGCAGCACGTCGGCATCGCAGAACTCGTCACCCGTGCCGCCGAGGACGTCCGGACGCAGGCGTCCCTGCACGAGCACGCCGGACGCCTCCAACCGGCGCAGCACCTCGGTGACCACCGCGATGCCGAGGCCGAAGCGCGCGGCGGCCTGGGCGGCCGGGAACGGGCCGTGCGTCCGCGCGTGGCGGCGCAGCAGGTCCGCCAGCGGGTCGGGGAGCACCTCGGTGAAGACCTCCGGCACGCCGACGGGCAGCGCCACGCCGAGCGCGTCCCGCAGGCGACCGGCGTCCTCGACGGCCGCCCACTGCTCCGCGCGCCCCGCGGGCTGCCCGCCGAGCCGCACGCGGATGGCCCGGCGCGCGGCGGCGAGCTCCTCGAGCCACGCGGGCACGTCGTCGCGCACCTCGGGACGCGTGCGCGCCGCCACCTCGTCGGCGGGCAGCGGACCGTGGCGACGCAGCACGTCGGCGAGCTGCTCGATCGTGCCGGCCTGCCGGTCCGGTGCCGTGCCCGCGAGCTCGGCCTCGGTGCGCTCGACCGCCTCGGGGTCCAGCAGGTCGGCGAGCTGCGACTCGCCCCCGGTGCCGAGCAGCTCGGCCAGGAGCGTGGGGTCGAGCGTGAGGGCAGCGGCGCGACGCTCCGCGAGCGGGGCGTCGCCCTCGTAGAGGAACTGCGCGGTGTACCCGAACAGCAGCGACTGCGCGAAGGGGGAGGGGTGCGGGGTCGTCACCTCGACGACCCGCACCCGGCCCGCACCGATGTCGCGCATGAGCGTGATCAGCGCACCGGTGTCGAAGTCGTCCTGCAGGCACTCGCGGACCGCCTCGAGCAGGATCGGGAAGTCCGGGTACCGCACCGCCACCTCGAGCAGCTGCGCGGCGCGCTGGCGCTGCTGCCACAGCGGTTGCCGGCGGTCCGGGCGTCGCCGGGGGAGCAGCAACGCGCGCCCGGCGGCCTCGCGGAACCGCGCCGCGAACATCGCGGACGCCCCGAGCTCGTCACGGACGGCCGTCATCACCTCGTCCGGGTCGAGCAGCAGGTCGTCCAGCGTGAGCCGCGGCCCGCGGTCCTCGCCCGACGCGTCCTGCCCCCACTCGGGGTCGACGGCGCCGTCGAGCACGTCCGGCAGGCGCAGCACGATGCCGTCGTCGGCGTGCATGGCGGCCGCGTCGACGCCGTACCGCTGCCGCAGGCGCGCCGCGAGCACGAGCGCCCACGGCGCGTGGACCCGCGCGCCGTGCGGCGAGTGCAGCACGATGCGCCAGTCGCCCAGCTCGTCACGGAACCGCTCGACGACGACGACCGTGTCGCTCGGCAGCTGACCGGTGGCTGCCTGCTGGTCGCGCAGGTACGTCAGCAGGTTGTCGGCCGCCCACGCGTCCAGCCCGGCGTCCTCCACGCGCGCGCGGGCACCGGCGTCGGGCAGGGCGCCGATCTCCCGGACCCACGCACCCACGGCCCGCCCGAGCTCGGCGGGCCGCCCCGGGGCGTCGCCCTTCCAGAACGGCAGGCGGCCCGGGACGCCGGGCGCGGGCGTGACCAGGACGCGGTCCGGCGTGATGTCCTCGATCCGCCACGTGCTCGACCCGAGCGTGAACGTGTCGCCGACCCGCGACTCGTAGACCATCTCCTCGTCGAGCTCCCCGACGCGCTTGCCCCCGCGGATCCGGCCGCCGGAGCGCTCGGCGTCGGCCGCGACGTCGCTCGACTCGCCCCCGCCGGCGAGGAACACGCCGAACAGCCCGCGGTCCGGGATCGTGCCGCCGCTCGTCACGGCGAGCCGCAGCGCGCCCGGCCGCCCGGACAGGACGTCGGCGACGCGGTCCCACACCACGCGCGGGCGCAGCTCGGCGAAGTCCTCCGACGGGTAGCGGCCGGCGAGCATGTCGAGCACCGCGCGCAGCGTTCCGTCCCCGAGCGTGGCGAAGGGCGCCGAGCGCCGCAGCACCCGCGCGAGGTCGTCGAGCGGCCAGTCGTCGACCGCCACCATCGCGACGACCTGCTGCGCGAGCACGTCGAGGGGGTTCGCGGGCACCGTCAGCGACTCGAGCTCGCCGGAGCGCATCCGCAGTGCCGTCACCGCGGCGGGCACCAGCTCGCCGCGGTACGTCGGGAACACCACCCCGCGCGAGACCGCGCCGACCTGGTGCCCCGCGCGCCCGACCCGCTGCAGGCCGCTGGCGACCGACGGCGGCGCGCCGACCTGCACCACCAGGTCGAGCGCCCCCATGTCGATCCCGAGCTCGAGCGAGCTCGTCGCGACGACGGCGGGCAGCCGGCCCGCCTTCAGCTCGGACTCCGTGCGCGTGCGCTCGGCGCGGCTCATCGAGCCGTGGTGCGCACGCGCGATCACCGACGTGGCGTCGCGCGTGTCCACGCCCGCCGACGTGCCCGACTGCCCCGGCACCGCCGCCGCACGCACCGCACCCGGGTCGGGGACGTCCGCGCCGTGCCGCTCGGCCCACACCTCGTTGATGCGCGCGGTCAGCCGCTCGGCGCCGCGCCGCGAGTTGGTGAAGACGAGCGTCGACCGGTGCGCGGCGACCAGGTCGACGACCCGTTCCTCGACGTGCGGCCAGATCGACGCGCGCGGCGGGCGCTCGCCCGGTGCGACGGACGACGGCGCCGTGCCCGGGGCCGGGGCGCCGAAGCCCGCGAGGTCCGGGTCGATGCCGGGCCCGCCGTAGCGGTCGACCGAACCCGGGACCGTCCCTGCGGCGCCGGGCCGCGCAGCGGCGG encodes the following:
- a CDS encoding DEAD/DEAH box helicase; its protein translation is MVLDRFSEPTRAWFTGAFDAPTAAQTGAWEAVAGGDHALVVAPTGSGKTLAAFLWALDGLLTGEPPAEPTQRCRVLYVSPLKALATDVERNLRSPLVGIRQAATRQGRTLPEVSVGLRTGDTPPAERRAFATSPPDVLITTPESLYLVLTSGARRGLAGVRTVIVDEIHAVAGTKRGAHLAVSLERLDHLLETDGGPGPAQRVGLSATVRPVDAVAAFLGGARTPADGGRQVVVVQPPSQKVIEVQVVVPVPDLGDLAAAARPGAAGTVPGSVDRYGGPGIDPDLAGFGAPAPGTAPSSVAPGERPPRASIWPHVEERVVDLVAAHRSTLVFTNSRRGAERLTARINEVWAERHGADVPDPGAVRAAAVPGQSGTSAGVDTRDATSVIARAHHGSMSRAERTRTESELKAGRLPAVVATSSLELGIDMGALDLVVQVGAPPSVASGLQRVGRAGHQVGAVSRGVVFPTYRGELVPAAVTALRMRSGELESLTVPANPLDVLAQQVVAMVAVDDWPLDDLARVLRRSAPFATLGDGTLRAVLDMLAGRYPSEDFAELRPRVVWDRVADVLSGRPGALRLAVTSGGTIPDRGLFGVFLAGGGESSDVAADAERSGGRIRGGKRVGELDEEMVYESRVGDTFTLGSSTWRIEDITPDRVLVTPAPGVPGRLPFWKGDAPGRPAELGRAVGAWVREIGALPDAGARARVEDAGLDAWAADNLLTYLRDQQAATGQLPSDTVVVVERFRDELGDWRIVLHSPHGARVHAPWALVLAARLRQRYGVDAAAMHADDGIVLRLPDVLDGAVDPEWGQDASGEDRGPRLTLDDLLLDPDEVMTAVRDELGASAMFAARFREAAGRALLLPRRRPDRRQPLWQQRQRAAQLLEVAVRYPDFPILLEAVRECLQDDFDTGALITLMRDIGAGRVRVVEVTTPHPSPFAQSLLFGYTAQFLYEGDAPLAERRAAALTLDPTLLAELLGTGGESQLADLLDPEAVERTEAELAGTAPDRQAGTIEQLADVLRRHGPLPADEVAARTRPEVRDDVPAWLEELAAARRAIRVRLGGQPAGRAEQWAAVEDAGRLRDALGVALPVGVPEVFTEVLPDPLADLLRRHARTHGPFPAAQAAARFGLGIAVVTEVLRRLEASGVLVQGRLRPDVLGGTGDEFCDADVLRRLRQRSLAALRAQVEPVDPQALGVFLPQWQGVQAVGRRPSGLRGVDAVARAVEQLAGFAVPASALETHVLPARVPDYVPAMLDELTSAGEVLWAGHAPLAGHDGLVSLHPAAVADLTLAPVPDLDDPDAPAAERTHRAVLTALEDGGAWFLASLADRVAAVWLDDDAPPDAAGVQAALWDLVWAGRVTNDGLGPLRAWLAGGATAHRTRSAPVRGRPLRPRLGLRAGGRLGLPGASLDVAGARGGARSSGPGAGRWSLLPPREPDVTVRAHALAAQLLDRHGVLTRAVAPAEGIGGRFAGVYRVLSALEQAGQVRRGYFVERLGGSQFALPGAVDRLRSDAEVVDRARERAADRRDAAPAAGPSLPWQDVPPPAWGAPSGPGTWSPGVSDRGGSRQDLPWSVVLAATDPANPYGAALAWPDTPAGRDGARHRPGRKAGALVTLVDGALVLYLERGGRTLLTFTDDPAVLAAAAAALVTTTRDRRSGRLTVERIDGVQVLSSEVLAGPAAAALTAAGFLTTPRGLRLQAS